The following are encoded together in the Candidatus Curtissbacteria bacterium genome:
- the msrB gene encoding peptide-methionine (R)-S-oxide reductase MsrB: protein MDKPNAKDFKKKLTPEQYNICFLKGTEPPFSGKYTDNHDTGMYVCIACGQKLFLSSTKFDSNTGWPSFWDVAKENNVKLEEDTSLGMSRTEVLCSNCGAHLGHVFNDGPRDKTGLRYCINSLALDFKPKK, encoded by the coding sequence ATGGATAAACCCAACGCTAAAGACTTTAAGAAAAAGCTTACCCCAGAACAGTACAACATCTGCTTTTTAAAAGGAACCGAACCCCCGTTTAGCGGAAAATATACCGATAATCACGACACTGGAATGTACGTGTGTATTGCCTGTGGTCAAAAACTGTTTTTGTCTTCCACGAAATTTGATAGCAACACCGGCTGGCCCAGTTTCTGGGACGTAGCAAAAGAAAACAACGTAAAGCTGGAAGAAGATACCTCTTTGGGCATGAGCAGGACAGAAGTTCTATGCAGCAACTGTGGAGCACACCTTGGCCACGTTTTTAACGATGGGCCAAGAGACAAAACAGGTTTAAGATATTGTATTAATTCATTAGCACTCGATTTTAAACCAAAGAAATAA